The following proteins are co-located in the Brachybacterium sacelli genome:
- a CDS encoding nucleoside deaminase, whose product MSDLTDLDHLARAVDLATANVTDGGGPFGAVLRRADGGLVEGVNQVTTAHDPTAHAEVMAIRTACAQRETHELPGAVLYASCEPCPMCLATALWARVDRVVFAAGRDDAARAGFDDATFHEYFETPGHHRLLPTEQTRTVQAIAPFEAWRAHERRIAY is encoded by the coding sequence ATGAGCGACCTCACCGACCTCGACCACCTCGCCCGGGCCGTCGACCTCGCCACCGCCAACGTCACGGACGGCGGCGGGCCCTTCGGCGCGGTCCTGCGGAGGGCCGACGGTGGACTGGTCGAGGGCGTCAACCAGGTCACCACCGCCCACGACCCCACCGCCCACGCCGAGGTGATGGCGATCCGCACGGCCTGCGCGCAGCGGGAGACGCACGAGCTGCCCGGCGCCGTGCTCTATGCGAGCTGCGAGCCCTGCCCCATGTGCCTGGCCACCGCGCTGTGGGCGCGTGTGGACCGGGTGGTGTTCGCCGCCGGGCGGGACGACGCCGCCCGGGCGGGCTTCGACGACGCCACGTTCCACGAGTACTTCGAGACACCGGGCCACCACCGGCTGCTGCCCACCGAGCAGACCCGGACCGTGCAGGCGATCGCCCCGTTCGAGGCCTGGCGCGCCCACGAGAGGCGCATCGCCTACTGA
- a CDS encoding isochorismatase family protein → MSSRLLVIVDVQNDFCEGGALGVGGGAGVAARIAEHVRRTGDQYDRILASKDRHRGDTDNGGHFATPPTEPDFEETWPVHCVAGSAGAAFHPEMETLAADLGDRLEVVHKGYGVPSYSALEGQVVATGESVQALIADREWEQIDVVGLAYDFCVRATALGAADAGGAASVRVLRSLTAAVHPDGIGRLEQELAAGGVSIEDV, encoded by the coding sequence ATGTCTTCGCGGCTGCTCGTCATCGTCGACGTCCAGAACGACTTCTGCGAGGGCGGTGCTCTCGGCGTCGGAGGCGGCGCCGGGGTCGCCGCGCGGATCGCCGAGCACGTACGTCGCACCGGTGATCAGTACGACCGCATTCTCGCCAGCAAGGACCGGCATCGCGGGGACACGGACAACGGCGGGCACTTCGCGACGCCGCCGACGGAGCCGGACTTCGAGGAGACCTGGCCCGTGCACTGCGTGGCCGGGTCCGCCGGTGCCGCGTTCCACCCGGAGATGGAGACGCTGGCTGCTGACCTGGGGGATCGGCTCGAGGTGGTGCACAAGGGGTACGGCGTGCCGTCCTACAGCGCACTGGAAGGGCAGGTGGTCGCCACCGGCGAGAGCGTCCAGGCGCTGATCGCGGACAGGGAGTGGGAGCAGATCGACGTGGTCGGTCTCGCCTACGACTTCTGCGTGCGCGCCACGGCGCTCGGTGCGGCCGACGCGGGTGGCGCGGCATCGGTGCGCGTGCTGCGCTCGCTGACCGCTGCCGTGCATCCGGACGGGATCGGTCGA
- a CDS encoding NADPH-dependent 2,4-dienoyl-CoA reductase, with the protein MPTPLPHPTGPRTYPALLSPLDLGRFEVRNRIVMGSMHVGLEDRPADAKKLAAYLGERARGGAGLIVTGGFSPDRTGRLTPRGAQATDRALRAHRMVTREVHEADGRILLQLLHAGRYAFHPLGASAGRARSRLSPFRARRLTRRGVGRTVDHFAEAARRAVDAGYDGVEIMGSEGYLLNQFLAPTTNRRRDRWGRGAEGRRAMPLAIARAVREAIGEDALLSYRISLLDLVPGGQTWDETAALASGLTERGVDVLSTGIGWHEARVPTIVTSVPRAAFVEQTARLREHVEVPVVASNRIHDPEVAEQVLTDGHADLISMARPLLADPHLPAKLADGRAPQVVACISCNQACLDKVFEGERASCLVNPRAGHETELVLRPVTQRRARKVAVVGAGPAGLEAALSAAERGHVVTLFEAGEEIGGQLRLAAHIPGKEDYAQALRSWRMRLAAAGVGIRLGTRPAADDLLGFHDVIVATGVVPRVIDLPVDGGPQVISYADLLEGRAEPGERVAIIGAGGIGVDVAEYLTSPRPSPTLETARWTTHWGVVEADEEHRGGVTTRPPGSADDGRLAREVHLLQRKETRIGAGLGRTTGWVHRTELRHAGVIHHRGVTYRRIDADGLHLIEDGAEHTLAVDTVVVCAGQVSANDLADEVRAARQGRTPRVHVIGGADVAAELDAERAIRQAVEVAAGL; encoded by the coding sequence ATGCCCACGCCGCTTCCCCACCCGACCGGTCCGCGCACGTATCCGGCCCTGCTCTCGCCCCTGGACCTCGGCCGGTTCGAGGTGCGCAACCGCATCGTCATGGGATCCATGCACGTCGGGCTCGAGGACCGTCCGGCCGATGCGAAGAAGCTCGCGGCCTATCTCGGCGAGCGCGCCCGCGGCGGCGCCGGACTGATCGTCACCGGTGGCTTCTCCCCCGACCGCACCGGTCGCCTCACCCCACGCGGAGCCCAGGCCACCGACCGCGCCCTGCGCGCCCACCGGATGGTCACCCGCGAGGTCCACGAGGCCGACGGGCGCATCCTCCTCCAGCTCCTCCACGCCGGACGCTACGCCTTCCACCCGCTGGGAGCCTCGGCGGGCCGCGCGCGCTCCCGCCTCTCGCCCTTCCGCGCCCGCCGCCTCACCCGCCGCGGGGTCGGCCGTACCGTCGACCACTTCGCCGAGGCCGCCCGGCGCGCGGTCGACGCCGGTTACGACGGTGTCGAGATCATGGGTTCCGAGGGCTACCTGCTCAACCAGTTCCTCGCCCCGACCACCAATCGGCGCCGGGACCGCTGGGGCCGCGGCGCCGAGGGCCGCCGGGCGATGCCGCTGGCGATCGCTCGGGCCGTGCGTGAGGCGATCGGCGAGGACGCCCTGCTCAGCTACCGCATCTCCCTGCTCGATCTGGTCCCGGGCGGGCAGACCTGGGACGAGACGGCAGCCCTCGCCAGCGGCCTCACCGAGCGCGGCGTGGACGTGCTGTCCACCGGCATCGGCTGGCACGAGGCCCGGGTGCCCACGATCGTCACCTCCGTGCCGCGCGCCGCCTTCGTCGAGCAGACCGCCCGCCTGCGCGAGCACGTCGAGGTCCCCGTCGTCGCCTCCAACCGGATCCACGATCCCGAGGTCGCCGAGCAGGTCCTCACCGACGGTCATGCCGACCTGATCTCCATGGCCCGCCCGCTGCTGGCCGACCCCCACCTGCCTGCGAAGCTGGCCGACGGTCGCGCCCCGCAGGTGGTCGCGTGCATCTCCTGCAACCAGGCCTGTCTGGACAAGGTGTTCGAGGGCGAGCGGGCCAGCTGCCTGGTCAACCCCCGCGCCGGGCACGAGACCGAGCTGGTGCTGCGGCCGGTCACGCAGCGCCGTGCCCGCAAGGTCGCCGTCGTCGGCGCCGGCCCTGCGGGGCTCGAGGCGGCGCTGTCGGCCGCCGAGCGCGGCCATGTGGTCACCCTGTTCGAGGCCGGCGAGGAGATCGGCGGTCAGCTGCGCCTGGCCGCCCACATCCCCGGCAAGGAGGACTACGCGCAGGCGCTGCGCTCCTGGCGGATGCGGCTCGCCGCGGCCGGCGTGGGGATCCGCCTGGGAACCCGCCCGGCCGCGGATGACCTGCTCGGCTTCCACGACGTCATCGTGGCCACCGGTGTCGTCCCCCGCGTCATCGATCTGCCGGTCGACGGCGGCCCCCAGGTCATCAGCTACGCGGACCTGCTCGAGGGCCGCGCCGAGCCGGGCGAGCGGGTCGCGATCATCGGCGCCGGCGGCATCGGGGTCGACGTCGCCGAGTACCTCACCTCCCCGCGCCCCTCCCCCACGCTCGAGACCGCGCGATGGACGACGCACTGGGGTGTGGTCGAGGCCGATGAGGAGCATCGCGGCGGCGTCACCACCCGCCCGCCCGGCTCGGCGGACGACGGTCGCCTGGCCCGCGAGGTGCACCTGCTCCAGCGCAAGGAGACCCGCATCGGCGCCGGCCTCGGGCGCACCACCGGATGGGTGCACCGGACCGAGCTGCGCCACGCCGGCGTCATCCACCATCGCGGGGTCACCTACCGGCGGATCGATGCCGACGGCCTGCACCTGATCGAGGACGGGGCCGAGCACACCCTCGCGGTGGACACCGTCGTGGTCTGCGCCGGGCAGGTCAGCGCGAACGACCTGGCCGACGAGGTCCGCGCCGCGCGCCAGGGCCGCACGCCCCGGGTGCACGTCATCGGAGGGGCCGACGTCGCGGCCGAGCTCGACGCCGAACGGGCGATCCGGCAGGCCGTCGAGGTCGCCGCCGGGCTCTAG